In Halichondria panicea chromosome 13, odHalPani1.1, whole genome shotgun sequence, one genomic interval encodes:
- the LOC135345992 gene encoding uncharacterized protein LOC135345992, which translates to MFDASFNDLKAFEPLAPPPNLASDHTMKQRPNVRRIETIEGYGVYLTQRQLDEALHQSCSSPTRLVNLMSCFFPPTLMAKSSCFGTRRFPKLNEDIVGACFRFVQVQKRYPEVGRSTLVNAVNDKCANHRRAGTKWLYT; encoded by the exons ATGTTTGATGCGAGTTTCAAT GATCTTAAAGCCTTTGAACCATTAGCACCACCACCGAACCTGGCCAGTGATCATACTATGAAGCAACGACCAAAT GTCAGACGTATTGAGACAATTGAAGGTTACGGCGTATATTTGACACAACGTCAACTTGATGAGGCTCTGCACCAAAGCTGCAGCTCGCCGACTCGCCTTGTAAACTTAATGTCGTGCTTTTTTCCACCGACACTGATGGCGAAATCCTCTTGCTTTGGAACGCGGAGATTCCCGAAACTAAACGAAGATATTGTTGGAGCATGCTTCA GGTTTGTGCAGGTGCAGAAGAGGTATCCAGAAGTTGGAAGATCAACTCTCGTCAATGCTGTGAACGACAAATGTGCCAATCATAGAAGGGCTGGCACAAAGTGGCTATACACGTAA